A window of the Helianthus annuus cultivar XRQ/B chromosome 4, HanXRQr2.0-SUNRISE, whole genome shotgun sequence genome harbors these coding sequences:
- the LOC110878084 gene encoding T-complex protein 1 subunit alpha: MALGSQPLDILGDRQSGQDVRTQNITACQSVSNIVKTSLGPVGLDKMLVDDIGDVTITNDGATILKMLDVEHPAAKVLVELAELQDREVGDGTTSVVIVAAELLKRANDLVKNKIHPTSVISGYRLAMREACKYIEEKLAIKVDKLGKDSLVNCAKTSMSSKLLSGDSDFFANLVVDAVQAVKMTNARGEIKYPIKGINILKAHGKSAKESYLLKGYALNTGRAAQGMPMKVSPARIACLDFNLQKTKMQLGVQVLVTDPRELEKIRQREADMTKERIEKILKAGANVVLTTKGIDDMALKYFVEAGAIAVRRVRKEDLRHVAKATGATAVSTFADMEGEETFDSSFLGSADEVVEERIADDDVILIKGTKTSSAVSVILRGANDFMLDEMDRALHDALCIVKRTLESNSVVAGGGAVEAALSVYLEYLATTLGSREQLAIAEFAEALLIIPKVLAVNAAKDATDLVAKLRAYHHTAQTKADKKHLSSMGLDLINGTVRNNLEAGVIEPAMSKVKILQFATEAAITILRIDDMIKLAKDESQDGQD, translated from the exons ATGGCGCTTGGTTCACAGCCGCTTGATATTCTCGGAGATCGTCAATCTGGTCAAGATGTTCGCACTCAAAACA TTACTGCTTGTCAGTCTGTTTCGAATATCGTCAAGACTTCACTTGGTCCCGTTGGACTCGACAAG ATGTTGGTTGATGACATTGGGGATGTAACCATCACAAATGATGGTGCTACAATTCTCAAGATGTTAGACGTTGAGCATCCAGCTGCCAAG gtTCTTGTTGAACTGGCCGAGCTTCAAGATAGAGAAGTAGGAGATGGCACTACTTCTGTCGTCATTGTAGCAGCTGAATTACTCAAG AGAGCAAATGATCTTGTGAAAAACAAGATTCACCCAACATCTGTAATTAGTGGATACAGA CTTGCAATGAGAGAAGCATGCAAATATATTGAAGAGAAGCTCGCGATTAAG GTTGACAAGCTTGGAAAGGATTCTCTTGTGAATTGTGCAAAGACAAGCATGTCTTCTAAATTGTTATCCGGTGACTCTGACTTTTTTGCAAATCTG GTGGTCGATGCAGTGCAAGCTGTTAAAATGACCAATGCACGTGGTGAAATCAAGTATCCAATCAAG GGGATTAACATCCTTAAAGCTCATGGAAAAAGCGCTAAAGAGAGCTACTTGTTAAAAGGTTACGCTCTTAATACCGGGCGCGCAGCACAAGGAATGCCGATGAAAGTTTCTCCCGCAAGAATCGCATGCCTCGACTTTAATCTCCAAAAGACGAAAATGCAATTAGGTGTTCAGGTTTTAGTCACCGACCCACGCGAGTTGGAGAAAATTCGTCAAAG AGAAGCTGATATGACAAAAGAGCGTATCGAAAAGATTCTAAAAGCTGGTGCTAATGTTGTTTTAACGACCAAGGGGATTGATGACATGGCACTCAAG TATTTTGTGGAAGCTGGTGCCATTGCTGTGAGGCGAGTTCGAAAAGAAGATTTACGCCATGTTGCCAAAGCAACAGGCGCAACTGCG GTGTCAACATTTGCTGACATGGAAGGAGAAGAAACTTTCGATTCGTCATTCCTCGGATCCgcagatgaagtagtggaggAACGCATTGCAGACGATGACGTCATACTGATCAAAGGAACCAAAACATCAAGTGCA GTTTCTGTCATTCTTCGAGGTGCTAATGACTTCATGCTTGATGAAATGGATAGAGCTTTACATGATGCTTTATGCATAGTCAAGAGGACCTTGGAATCTAATTCC GTGGTGGCTGGCGGTGGCGCGGTTGAGGCGGCGTTGTCAGTGTATTTAGAGTACCTTGCTACAACGTTAGGATCTCGTGAACAGCTGGCAATTGCGGAGTTTGCTGAAGCGTTGCTGATCATTCCAAAG GTTCTTGCTGTCAATGCTGCCAAGGATGCAACTGATTTGGTAGCCAAATTGCGTGCGTATCACCACACCGCGCAAACTAAAGCAGATAAGAAACATTTATCAAG TATGGGGTTGGACCTGATAAACGGTACGGTTCGCAACAACTTAGAAGCCGGTGTAATTGAACCTGCAATGAGCAAAGTCAAGATACTACAA TTTGCAACGGAAGCAGCTATAACGATTCTTCGAATTGATGACATGATCAAACTAGCCAAAGATGAGAGTCAGGATGGTCAAGAttag
- the LOC118491513 gene encoding uncharacterized protein LOC118491513, which produces MSKSDMFEASGSTCSLSFIDDLNPSKDMWNLKARIIRKWMQMFRMELILLDEKGCKIQAGIKGPLISFFDSQLQEDSVVVLSRFGVGENLDPYKVVNHAYKINFYRCTTVRPVVGWEGVEYGFKLISHSLIDKGECQDLLTVVIWTYMEKLLKKGKGSTLNSKMWNV; this is translated from the exons ATGTCAAAATCGGACATGTTTGAAGCTTCTGGATCGACTTGTTCTCTCAGTTTCATCGATGATCTCAATCCGTCGAAAGATATGTGGAACCTAAAGGCTCGAATTATCAGAAAATGGATGCAAATGTTTCGGATGGAACTGATCTTGCTGGATGAGAAG GGTTGTAAGATTCAGGCTGGTATCAAGGGCCCTTTGATATCTTTTTTTGACTCCCAACTTCAGGAAGATTCGGTTGTTGTTTTGTCCAGGTTTGGTGTTGGTGAAAACCTGGACCCATACAAAGTTGTGAATCATGCTTATAAGATTAACTTTTATCGTTGTACAACTGTTAGACCTGTTGTTGGTTGGGAAGGTGTTGAATACGGTTTTAAGCTGATCTCACATTCACTTATTGACAAAGGAGAATGCCAAGACCTTTTGACTGTTG TGATATGGACATATATGGAAAAGCTCctaaagaaaggaaaaggatcaACTTTGAACTCCAAGATGTGGA ATGTTTAG
- the LOC110876040 gene encoding T-complex protein 1 subunit alpha: protein MTSNSIFDVRWFQEFPRCYTLDILGDRQSGQDVRTQNITACQSVSNIVKTSLGPVGLDKMLVDDIGDVTITNDGATILKMLDVEHQAAKVLVELAELQDREVGDGTTSVVIVAAELLKRANDLVKNKIHPTSVISGYRLAMREACKYIEEKLAIKVDKLGKDSLVNCAKTRMSSKLLSGDSDFFANLV from the exons ATGACAAGCAACTCTATATTTGATGTGAGATGGTTccag gaatttccgaggtgttacacgCTTGATATTCTCGGAGATCGTCAATCTGGTCAAGATGTTCGCACTCAAAACA TTACTGCTTGTCAATCTGTTTCGAATATCGTCAAGACTTCACTTGGTCCCGTTGGACTCGACAAG ATGTTGGTCGAT GACATTGGGGATGTAACCATCACAAATGATGGTGCTACAATTCTCAAGATGTTAGACGTTGAGCATCAAGCTGCCAAG GTTCTTGTTGAACTGGCCGAGCTCCAAGATAGAGAAGTAGGAGATGGCACTACTTCTGTCGTCATTGTAGCAGCTGAATTACTCAAG AGAGCAAATGATCTTGTGAAAAACAAGATTCACCCAACATCTGTAATTAGCGGATACAGA CTTGCAATGAGAGAAGCATGCAAATATATTGAAGAGAAGCTCGCGATTAAG GTTGACAAGCTTGGAAAGGATTCTCTTGTGAATTGTGCAAAGACAAGAATGTCTTCTAAATTGTTATCCGGTGACTCTGACTTTTTCGCAAATCTG
- the LOC110878086 gene encoding probable xyloglucan endotransglucosylase/hydrolase protein 28 has translation MSNGDIFEKNHDEIDFEFLGNIRGKEWRIQTNIYGNGSTKVGREERYGLWFDPTDDFYQYSILWTHTHIIFYVDDVPIREIKRTESMGGDYPSKPMTLYANATIWDTSEWATNGGNYKVNYNYAPYIAKFSNFVLHGCTADPLTSLKCDDASNANVIPKGITTSQRAKMEGFRKKHMQYSYCYDKIRYKTPPSECVINPKEAERLKKFDPVTFGGGRGHHHGKRHRRAVAI, from the exons ATGTCAAATGGAGATATATTTGAGAAGAATCATGATGAAATTGATTTTGAATTTTTGGGAAATATCAGAGGAAAAGAATGGAGAATTCAGACAAATATTTATGGAAATGGAAGCACAAAAGTTGGCAGAGAAGAGAGATATGGCCTCTGGTTTGATCCTACTGATGATTTTTATCAATATAGCATCCTTTGGACTCACACCCACATCAT ATTCTATGTTGATGATGTTCCGATAAGAGAGATCAAAAGAACCGAATCAATGGGTGGGGATTACCCATCAAAACCAATGACTTTATACGCGAACGCGACAATATGGGACACTTCCGAGTGGGCTACAAATGGCGGAAATTACAAGGTTAATTACAACTACGCCCCTTACATCGCTAAGTTTTCCAACTTTGTTCTCCACGGATGCACCGCGGACCCCCTCACGTCGCTCAAATGCGACGACGCATCAAACGCCAACGTAATCCCAAAGGGTATCACGACCTCACAAAGGGCGAAAATGGAAGGTTTTAGAAAGAAACACATGCAATATTCATATTGTTATGACAAAATAAGGTACAAAACGCCACCTTCCGAGTGTGTGATTAACCCGAAAGAAGCAGAGAGGTTGAAGAAGTTTGATCCTGTGACGTTTGGTGGCGGTCGGGGTCACCACCATGGGAAGAGACACCGCCGTGCGGTGGCGATTTAA